CTATGATTTCCGAGAATCTCAGCGTATGGGACGCCCATGAAACGGTTTATCCAGGGTGAACACCGAGGTCAAAGCACCTTACTTCCCGAAAGCCTCGACGACTACGTCAGCGATACCAATCCGGTTCGGGTGGTTGACGTTTTCGTCGATGAACTCGACCTAGCCACGCTAGGTTTTGATGGCGTCATTCCAGCCGAAACCGGAAGACCGGCTTACCACCCTTCGATCCTGCTGAAGATCTATATCTACGGCTATCTAAACCGCATTCAATCGAGCCGGCGTCTTGAGCGAGAAGCTCAGCGCAACGTCGAACTCATGTGGTTAACCGGGCGATTGATGCCCGATTTCAAGACCATCGCCAACTTCCGAAAAGATAACAGCAAGGCCATTCGCGGCGTCTGCCGCCAGTTCGTTTTGCTCTGCCAGCAGTTGGGGTTGTTTGGCGAAAACTTGGTTGCCATCGACGGCAGCAAATTCAAGGCAGTGAACAACCGTGACCGCAATTTCACCAGCGCCAAACTGAAGCGGCGTATGGAAGAAATCGAGGCGAGCATCAGCCGTTATTTGGCTGTGCTCGATGCGGCTGATCGACAGATTCCTAGCGCCTCCGCGCCAGACACTGCCAGCCTGGAAGATAAGATTGCCAAGCTAAAAGCGCATATGAAAGAGCTTCAAGGGATCGAAACTCAGCTCAACGATTCCCCTGATAAACAGGTTTCGCTGACCGACCCGGATGCCCGTTCGATGATGACGCGCGGCAGCGGTATCGTCGGCTACAACGTGCAGACGGCTGTCGATACGCAGCACCACCTGATCGTTGCTCACGAGGTCACCAACAGCGGTTCAGACCGCGACCAACTCAGTTCAATGGCGAAGCAGGCTCGTGAAGCCATCGGCGCAGAAACGCTGTCCGTGGTGGCTGACCGAGGCTACTTCAAGGGTGAAGAGATCCTTGCCTGTCACGACGCAAACATCACGGCCTACGTGCCTAAGCCAATGACTTCAAGCGCCAAGGCTGATGGCCGATTCAATAAAGATGCCTTCGTGTATGACCCGACGAAAAACGAATACACCTGCCCGGCGGGAGAGGCACTGATCTGGCGATTCTCCAGCGTTGAGAAAGGCATGAATATGCACTGTTACTGGAGTTCTAAGTGCCAGAGTTGTGCGCTGAAAACCCAGTGCACACCAAGCACAAATCGTCGAGTAAGGCGCTGGGAGCATGAAGCAGTGCTGGAGGAAATGCAGCGCCGGTTGAACCAAGCACCAGAGATGATGCGGGTTCGAAAACGGACTGTTGAGCATCCCTTCGGTACGCTCAAGCAATGGATGGGCGCAACGCACTTCCTGACCCGAAAGCTGAACGGGGTGAGTGCGGAGATGAGCTTGAATGTGCTCGCCTACAACTTGAAACGGGTGATGAAAATCATCGGCACCGAAGGCCTGTTGAAGGCGATGACGGCGTAAAAGCCCCAGCTTTTGCTGCTCCAAGAGGTGCCAAAGCGCTTCATAAACGCTCTGACGCGCTATTGGCGCTGATCGCGGCTATTTGCTTGGGAAACCGCCTCGCCCAGGAACACTGGGCTGAGGCACCCAAGATGCGAAAGTGTTTTTACACACTCTGGGCCGGTAACTGACATCGCAGGAGTAACCTTGAAAGCTATGCGCTGGGCATCACCAC
The genomic region above belongs to Pseudomonas sediminis and contains:
- a CDS encoding IS1182 family transposase; this encodes MKRFIQGEHRGQSTLLPESLDDYVSDTNPVRVVDVFVDELDLATLGFDGVIPAETGRPAYHPSILLKIYIYGYLNRIQSSRRLEREAQRNVELMWLTGRLMPDFKTIANFRKDNSKAIRGVCRQFVLLCQQLGLFGENLVAIDGSKFKAVNNRDRNFTSAKLKRRMEEIEASISRYLAVLDAADRQIPSASAPDTASLEDKIAKLKAHMKELQGIETQLNDSPDKQVSLTDPDARSMMTRGSGIVGYNVQTAVDTQHHLIVAHEVTNSGSDRDQLSSMAKQAREAIGAETLSVVADRGYFKGEEILACHDANITAYVPKPMTSSAKADGRFNKDAFVYDPTKNEYTCPAGEALIWRFSSVEKGMNMHCYWSSKCQSCALKTQCTPSTNRRVRRWEHEAVLEEMQRRLNQAPEMMRVRKRTVEHPFGTLKQWMGATHFLTRKLNGVSAEMSLNVLAYNLKRVMKIIGTEGLLKAMTA